A region of Vitis vinifera cultivar Pinot Noir 40024 chromosome 13, ASM3070453v1 DNA encodes the following proteins:
- the LOC100241042 gene encoding geranylgeranyl transferase type-1 subunit beta: MDSLRSSSSFFDREKHVVFLQMMNQLLPSDYQGQEINRLTLAYFAISGLHILGALDEVDKEEVSSWVLSLQAHPRNEAELNNGQFFGFHGSRSSQFPRDDKGVLIHNGSHLASTYCALAILKIVGYNFSCINSKSILTSMRNLQQPDGSFMPTHVGAETDLRFVFCAAAICSMLENWSGMDKEKAKEYILNCQSYDGGFGLIPGSESHGGGTYCAVASLQLMGFIEHDILSKSSSSSIINVPLLLDWSLQRQAADGGFQGRANKASDTCYAFWVGGVLRILGGYKLIDKKALHGFLLTCQSQYGGFSKFPGQLPDLYHSYYGFSAFSMLEEPGLIPICVELGIADIAAIGH, translated from the exons ATGGACTCTCTGCGGAGCTCTTCCTCCTTCTTCGACAGAGAGAAACACGTCGTTTTCTTGCAGATGATGAATCAGCTCTTGCCTTCAGATTACCAGGGCCAAGAGATCAATCGCCTCACTCTCGCCTACTTCGCCATCTCTGGCCTTCACATCTTAGGTGCGCTAGATGAG GTTGACAAGGAGGAAGTTTCCAGTTGGGTTTTGTCCTTGCAAGCTCATCCAAGAAATGAAGCTGAACTGAACAATG GACAATTCTTTGGGTTCCATGGTTCCAGATCTTCTCAATTTCCTCGGGATGATAAAGGG GTATTGATTCACAATGGCAGTCACTTGGCAAGCACATACTGTGCCCTAGCCATACTAAAGATTGTTGGCTACAACTTCTCATGTATTAACTCTAAATCAATATTGACATCAATGAGAAACCTTCAACAGCCTGATGGGAG TTTTATGCCCACCCATGTTGGGGCAGAGACAGATCTCAGATTTGTATTTTGTGCtg CTGCCATATGTTCTATGCTGGAGAACTGGAGTGGTATGGACAAGGAGAAAGCAAAGGAATATATATTGAATTGCCAG TCATATGATGGTGGCTTTGGGTTGATTCCTGGTTCAGAATCCCACG GTGGTGGAACTTACTGTGCTGTTGCATCTCTCCAACTGATGGGATTCATTGAACATGATATTTTGTCTAAAAGCTCATCATCTTCCATAATAAACGTGCCACTGTTGCTAGATTGGAGCTTGCAG AGGCAAGCAGCTGATGGTGGATTTCAAGGAAGAGCCAACAAGGCCAGTGACACATGTTATGCATTTTG GGTTGGAGGGGTCCTAAGAATCTTAGGGGGCTACAAACTCATTGACAAGAAAGCTTTGCATGGATTTCTGCTGACTTGTCAGTCACAG TATGGTGGTTTCAGTAAATTCCCAGGACAACTGCCAGATCTTTACCACTCCTACTACGGATTTTCTGCATTTAGCATGTTGGAAGAACCTGGCCTGATCCCAATCTGTGTTGAACTGGGAATAGCAGATATTGCGGCCATTGGACACTGA
- the LOC100263308 gene encoding uncharacterized protein LOC100263308, which yields MKGNKASILTAAERCKNILASNWQGRLNTIKADAKGSKADIYSSKVNYMVKRGKPYIWVPDNDLHNVNTIIDERGSFSVASPYPGPLANLLRSMKKLPARVALTGDVVPLKDEKVRFAEESLREMILSEQKAISEFSYSVSGILSSSGPSCPLRSENLQELLDGGEQHVIYKFNLSSCMFIDGNGGTHEVNLENFEASKADILSPFSANIINGINQSEVRRRALLLFCFVYKNANAKDAYVLSIDRKGFDVLGKVPSPPMKDGFGEYQWKEFRFTFREEARSVEAFCSQLVEMEEEALKNVSSYSGLGS from the exons ATGAAAGGCAACAAAGCATCGATCTTAACAGCAGCTGAGAGATGCAAG AATATATTGGCGTCCAATTGGCAAGGTAGACTCAACACCATCAAAGCCGACGCCAAAGGAAG caAGGCGGACATCTACTCTTCGAAGGTTAATTACATGGTCAAGAGAGGGAAGCCGTACATTTGGGTACCTGACAATGATTTGCATAATGTG AACACCATCATTGATGAGCGTGGATCATTTTCTGTGGCCAGTCCCTACCCAGGTCCACTTGCAAACTTACTCAGATCAATGAAAAAG TTGCCAGCTCGTGTTGCTCTGACTGGGGATGTGGTGCCTCTTAAAGACGAAAAG gTTCGGTTTGCTGAAGAAAGCCTTAGAGAAATGATATTGTCTGAACAAAAAGCAATAAGCGAGTTCAGTTATTCAGTTTCTGGTATATTAAGTTCTTCAGGTCCTTCTTGTCCACTTCGAAGTGAAAACCTTCAGGAATTACTGGATGGAGGTGAACAACATGTGATTTATAAGTTCAATCTAAG CTCATGCATGTTTATAGATGGCAATGGAGGTACTCATGAAGTAAATTTGGAGAATTTCGAAGCATCCAAGGCTGATATTTTAT CACCCTTTTCTGCAAATATAATCAATGGCATTAATCAAAGTGAAGTAAGGCGCAGAGCCCTACtgcttttttgttttgtttacaAGAATGCAAACGCCAAg GATGCCTACGTGCTCTCTATCGATCGGAAAGGATTTGATGTGCTGGGAAAGGTTCCTAGTCCACCGATGAAGGATGGATTTGGTGAATACCAATGGAAGGAGTTCCGGTTCACGTTCAGGGAAGAGGCTCGCAGTGTTGAAGCATTCTGCAGCCAACTTGTTGAGATGGAAGAAGAGGCTCTGAAGAATGTTTCAAGTTACAGTGGTCTGGGATCATAA